Proteins encoded together in one Balaenoptera ricei isolate mBalRic1 chromosome 2, mBalRic1.hap2, whole genome shotgun sequence window:
- the SRP14 gene encoding signal recognition particle 14 kDa protein: MVLLESEQFLTELTRLFQKCRLSGSVFITLKKYDGRTKPIPRKGSVEGFEPSDNKCLLRATDGKKKISTVVSSKEVNKFQMAYSNLLRANMDGLKKRDKKSKSKKSKAAQ, encoded by the exons ATGGTGCTGCTGGAGAGTGAGCAG TTCCTGACGGAGCTGACCAGGCTCTTCCAGAAGTGCCGGTTGTCGGGCAGCGTGTTCATCACCCTGAAGAAGT ATGATGGTCGAACTAAACCCATTCCAAGGAAGGGTTCTGTGGAGGGCTTTGAGCCCTCAGACAACAAGTGTCTGTTAAGAGCTACTGACGGGAAAAAGAAGATCAGCACTGTG GTGAGCTCCAAAGAAGTGAATAAGTTTCAGATG GCTTATTCAAACCTACTGAGAGCTAACATGGATGGGCTGAAGAAGAGGGACAAAAAGAGCAAGAGTAAGAAGAGCAAAGCAGCGCAGTGA